DNA sequence from the Pseudoduganella plicata genome:
GCTTCCATCCGCGCATCGACCTGGCGCAGCCGGTCCGGGTCCAGTTCCACCCGGTCCAGGTACGTGTTCAGCGCATACACCGATTCCTGCAACTGGATGCGCGCCGACTCGATCAGGTCGACGACGGGCTGCAGCTCCGCATCCACCGACACCAGCTTGGTCAGCTTCTGGTTCAGCGACGCCAGTTGCGACACGATCGGCTGCTCGTCCGATTCCGAGATCACGGACAGCGCCTCCTGTGCGCCTTCCAGCAGGCTGGCCGCATGCGACAGCCGGCTGTGCTCGTTGCCGATCTCGCTCCACTCGCCCGGTTTCGCGGCCAGCTTGTCCAGCTCGCCCACCTGCCATTCCAGGCGCTCGCGCTCCAGCAGCACGTTGGCCGCGTTGGTCTCGAATTCCTCCAGCTGCTTCGCCACCGCGCGCCATGCCTTGTACGCCAGCGCCACGTCGCGCACGTTGGCGCCGGCCTGGTTGTCCAGCAACTCGCGCTGCGCATCCGTCTTCAGCAGCGACTGGTGCGCGTGCTGGCCGTGGATGTCCACCAGCAGGTCGCCCAGCTCGCGCAGCTGCGCGGCCGTGGCGGCGATACCGTTGATGTAGGCCTTCGAGCGCCCCGCGTTGTCGATCACGCGGCGCAGCAGCGCGCCGCCGTCCTCCGACGTGAACTCGTGCGCATCGAGCCAGGCTTGCGCCCCCGCCGTCACGGCGAAGTCGGCCGTGATGTCGGCCCTGGGCGCGCCTTCCCGCACGACGGATGCGTCGCCGCGGCCGCCCAGCGCCAGGGTCAGCGCGTCGATCAGGATCGACTTGCCGGCCCCCGTTTCGCCCGTAAACACCGTGAAGCCGGCGGTAAATTCCAGTTCAATTACATCGACAATGACGAAGTCGCGGATGGACAGTGTACGAAGCATAGGTTCCAGATTGATCAGATTTTCCCGTCGCTGGACGGGTACTCGTTCCAGTGCAGCTTGTTGCGCAGCGTGTTGTAGTAGCTCCAGCCTTCAGGGTGCAGGAAGGTGATCGTGTGCGGCGAGCGGCGGATGTGGATGCGGTCCTGCGGCTGCAGGCTGGCGAACGTCTGCATGTCGAAGTTCACCGTGATGTCGCGCCCGCGCATGATCTCGATGACGATCTCGCTCGAATCGGGCAGCACGATCGGCCGGTTCGACAGCGCGTGCGGCGCGATCGGCACCAGCACGATGCCCCCCAGCGTGGGATGCAGCAGCGGTCCGCCCGCCGACAGCGCATACGCCGTCGACCCCGTCGGCGTCGAGACGATCAGGCCGTCCGAACGCTGGTTGTACATGAAATGCTCGTCCACATCCACGCGCAGTTCCGCCATCCCCGCTCCCGCCCCGCGCGAGACGACGACGTCGTTGACGGCCAGCCCGATATGGATCGGCTTGCCGTCGCGCAGCACCCGCCCTTCCAGCAAGGTGCGGCGCTCCGCCTTGTGCTCCCCCGCCAGGATCTTGCTCAGCACGGGCAGCATGCCTTCCAGCGGAATATCCGTCATGAAGCCCAGCCGGCCCTGGTTGATACCGATCAGCGGCACCTCGAACGGTGCCAGCTGGCGGGCGATCCCCAGCATCGTGCCATCGCCGCCCATGACGATGGCAACGTCGGCCTTCTCGCCGATGCCTTGCGGGCTCATCGACGGAATCTCCGGCATGTTCAGGTGCGCGGCCGTTTCCGTTTCAAACACCACGCTGTAGCCGCCCTCCTGCAGGAAGCCGAGCACATGGCGCACGGAATCCTCGATGCCGGCCGTGTTGGGACGGACAACCAGCGCGATCGTGTTGTAAATGGGTGGCACAGCGGCAGGCGTGGCGGACATAAATACTCAGCAGTTCATATAGGAGCGGCAAAACCGGAAGGCAAACCGGCAGCCATCCCCGGGTGGCGACACGCCGAAGAGTAAACCATTCCCCGTTCTTCTGCCATTGCCGCCGTTGCCGAACCGTTGCCAAACCATTGCCGAACCGTTGCCCAACCGTTGCACCACCGTCCTCCGGCACGGCACGACGATAAAATACTGTATATTTGACCAGTATAAGTGCAGCGCGACAGAACCGCAAGCGCCGTCCTGCCACATTGCATCAGGCCCGCGTTTTACGCGGCTTGCGCACGCTGCACACCGTATCGAACCACGACTGCATGCCCACCAGCGGTTGCGGGTTAATCGGCAGCAACGCGTTGATGTTGACCCCGTTACCGCGGCCGCCGCGGCGTTCGTCCCACCAGACCAGCGCGTCGAGGTCATCGACTGCCGGCGCCGGCCCGAACGCCTGCGCCGCGCCCGGCCCAATGCCGCGCGCCGCCACGTCGGCGCGCCGGCCGCTGACGCCCTGCGCGGCGCGCCCGCCGCTGACCCAGCCGAGCGAATTGGAAACGGCCAGGACACGCGGGTGGATCGCATCCGTCACGAACACCTTCACTGTCGCCGTGCCGATTTTCCCGCCCGTGCCGCGCCATGCCTGGCCGTCCGCGACGGGGCGATACGTCGTCAGTTCGACGGTGTCGCCCGTGCGCACGCCCAGCCGCCGCGCCACGCTCGTGTGCATCCACATCGGGTTGTCGTGCACGATCTCGCTCAGGTATTTCTGCGACGCCGTGCGGCCCTGCGTGTGCACGTTCCACTTGAACGTCGTCAGGATGAACCGGTCGGCGCCCAGGCCCTCGTGCGACGGGATGGCGTGATAGGACGGCATGCCGTCGTCAAGCAGCCCCAGCTTCGCCGCCACCGCGCGCACCTCGGGCGCGAGGATCTCGAAGCGGCGCGACGGCGTGGCAAAACCGCGCACCGCCTTGCCATCGACGACCAGCCCCGCCGGCTTGCCGTCCGCCTTGCGCACGATGCCGGCTTCGACATGCGTGTCTTCCAGCTGCTTCGCCGTCAGCGGCTTGCGGTACGCCTCGTAAGGCTTCGGCTGACTGGTATCGACGTATACGCCGTAGTGCTTCATGTACTCGAAACCGTCGGCGAAACGCCGGCCGTCCGGGCCCGCTGTCGGCAGCTTCGCGCACTGCGCACGCACGAACGCTTCATGGTTCCCGAACTGGAAGTAGCGCGCCTGTGCGGGGCCGAGCCGGCGGCCGATCTCGAACAGGCTGTCGGCAAAGCTGACCGCCTCTCCCGGCGGCGCCACGACCGGCTGGCGCAACGTCACGTAATGCTGCAGTTCCAGGTTGTTGCGGATGTCCAGGCCCCAGCGCTCCAGGTACGTGGCATCGGGCAGGATCATGTCGGCGTAATGCGCCATT
Encoded proteins:
- the recN gene encoding DNA repair protein RecN: MLRTLSIRDFVIVDVIELEFTAGFTVFTGETGAGKSILIDALTLALGGRGDASVVREGAPRADITADFAVTAGAQAWLDAHEFTSEDGGALLRRVIDNAGRSKAYINGIAATAAQLRELGDLLVDIHGQHAHQSLLKTDAQRELLDNQAGANVRDVALAYKAWRAVAKQLEEFETNAANVLLERERLEWQVGELDKLAAKPGEWSEIGNEHSRLSHAASLLEGAQEALSVISESDEQPIVSQLASLNQKLTKLVSVDAELQPVVDLIESARIQLQESVYALNTYLDRVELDPDRLRQVDARMEALHSAARKFRVDADELPAEHARLAAQLAQLADATDMEGLRKQEGKLKAEYMAVAGQLSATRAAAARSLSDAVTQAMQDLNMTGGRFEVALHPAEPSAKGLEQVEFMVAGHAGVVPRPLAKVASGGELARISLAISVITSHATTVPTLIFDEVDSGIGGGVAEVVGRLLKRLGQERQVLCVTHLPQVASQGNSHFQVAKSTLENGKTASRIEVLDAKARVEEVARMLGGLEITATTRKHARELLAL
- a CDS encoding NAD kinase, encoding MSATPAAVPPIYNTIALVVRPNTAGIEDSVRHVLGFLQEGGYSVVFETETAAHLNMPEIPSMSPQGIGEKADVAIVMGGDGTMLGIARQLAPFEVPLIGINQGRLGFMTDIPLEGMLPVLSKILAGEHKAERRTLLEGRVLRDGKPIHIGLAVNDVVVSRGAGAGMAELRVDVDEHFMYNQRSDGLIVSTPTGSTAYALSAGGPLLHPTLGGIVLVPIAPHALSNRPIVLPDSSEIVIEIMRGRDITVNFDMQTFASLQPQDRIHIRRSPHTITFLHPEGWSYYNTLRNKLHWNEYPSSDGKI